One Micromonospora eburnea genomic region harbors:
- a CDS encoding carbohydrate ABC transporter permease, whose product MRHGRYPFIAGFLAIPVAIYVTFVIGPYAQAFYLATTNWRGVSANPKFIGLENFERLLSDDIFWKAIRHHVVLLLAVPLLTIAIALFFAFMLNVGGGSRGGVMTGVWGSKFYRVVFFFPQILAVVIVGVIFSRVYAPDDSGLLNGALGLFGVDPVLFMANPKIALWSIVGVLVWQAVGFYVVLFSAGMSSVPKDIYEAAVIDGAGRAAMFFRITLPLLWDTLQVAWVYLGIAAFDAFAIVQVLSVDQGGPDGATTVLGMEIYRNAFSYSQFGYASAMGVALFFLTITFAALTLRVSRRDTIEL is encoded by the coding sequence ATGCGGCACGGCAGGTACCCGTTCATCGCCGGCTTCCTGGCGATCCCGGTCGCGATCTACGTGACCTTCGTCATCGGGCCGTACGCCCAGGCGTTCTACCTCGCCACCACCAACTGGCGGGGCGTGAGCGCCAACCCGAAGTTCATCGGCCTGGAGAACTTCGAGCGGCTGCTGTCCGACGACATCTTCTGGAAGGCCATCCGGCACCACGTGGTCCTGTTGTTGGCCGTGCCGCTCCTCACCATCGCCATCGCGCTCTTCTTCGCCTTCATGCTCAACGTGGGCGGCGGGAGCCGGGGCGGCGTCATGACCGGGGTCTGGGGGTCGAAGTTCTACCGGGTGGTGTTCTTCTTCCCCCAGATCCTGGCCGTGGTCATCGTCGGCGTGATCTTCAGCCGGGTGTACGCGCCGGACGACAGTGGACTGCTCAACGGTGCCCTGGGCCTGTTCGGCGTGGATCCGGTGCTCTTCATGGCCAATCCGAAGATCGCCCTCTGGTCGATCGTCGGGGTGCTGGTCTGGCAGGCGGTCGGCTTCTATGTGGTGCTCTTCTCCGCCGGCATGTCCTCGGTGCCCAAGGACATCTACGAGGCGGCTGTGATCGACGGCGCTGGCCGGGCGGCGATGTTCTTCCGGATCACGCTCCCGCTGCTCTGGGACACCCTCCAGGTGGCCTGGGTGTATCTCGGCATCGCGGCCTTCGACGCGTTCGCCATCGTGCAGGTGCTCTCCGTCGACCAGGGTGGCCCGGACGGCGCGACCACCGTGCTCGGCATGGAGATCTACCGCAACGCGTTCAGCTACTCCCAGTTCGGCTACGCCTCGGCCATGGGTGTGGCGCTGTTCTTCCTGACGATCACGTTCGCGGCGCTCACCCTGCGCGTCAGCCGACGTGACACGATCGAGCTCTAA
- a CDS encoding bifunctional 3'-5' exonuclease/DNA polymerase — MLVAVVSDERGGGVLQPLDPAGLPAGPAEPVADLAAAVAAREAAERPRWVWATAVPLYPALLRAGVRLDRCHDVELTEALLLGHAGRWGEPRSLAAAWARLTGAPVPPDPAPRPAAPPGHGQGALFDAPSGPPGPGIEALTRVYADQLTRIAATAHPGRFRLLVAAESAGALVAAEMGAAGLPWRADVHDRILAELLGEASPVGGPPRRLAELAARIAEAFGVRQVHADSPAELLKAFARAGVELPNTRAWVLRGVEHPAAPLVLEYKELYRIWTAHGWAWRDAWVSAGRFQPEYVPSGVVSGRWATRGGGALQIPKVIRRAVVADPGWTFVVADAGQLEPRVLAAVSGDERLAAAGGSGDLYAALARDAFGGDRARAKVALLGAMYGQTGGAALPALAVLKRNYPTAFGYVEAAARTGEAGGLVRSWLGRTCPPGSVGLGDGEDPDLDSGADPQGPRARAARSRGRFTRNFVIQATAAEWASTLLATLRTALAGTGAELVFFQHDEVIVHCPAGRADAVAGAVNAAGAQATRLLFGDTPVRFPLDLSVVDCYADAA, encoded by the coding sequence GTGCTGGTGGCGGTGGTCTCGGATGAGCGGGGCGGGGGCGTGCTGCAACCCCTCGACCCGGCCGGCCTGCCCGCCGGTCCGGCCGAGCCGGTGGCCGACCTGGCCGCCGCGGTGGCCGCCCGCGAGGCCGCCGAGCGGCCCCGCTGGGTCTGGGCCACCGCCGTCCCGCTCTACCCGGCGCTGCTGCGCGCCGGCGTCCGGCTGGACCGCTGCCACGACGTCGAACTCACCGAGGCGCTGCTGCTCGGCCACGCCGGCCGGTGGGGCGAGCCCCGCTCGCTCGCCGCCGCGTGGGCCCGGCTGACCGGCGCGCCGGTGCCGCCCGACCCGGCGCCCCGCCCGGCGGCGCCGCCCGGCCACGGCCAGGGCGCGCTTTTCGACGCGCCGTCCGGCCCGCCCGGTCCGGGCATCGAGGCGTTGACCCGGGTGTACGCCGACCAGCTCACCCGGATCGCGGCGACCGCGCATCCCGGCCGGTTCCGGCTGCTGGTCGCCGCCGAGTCGGCCGGTGCGCTGGTCGCCGCCGAGATGGGGGCGGCCGGCCTGCCGTGGCGTGCCGACGTGCACGACCGGATCCTCGCCGAGCTGCTCGGTGAGGCGTCGCCGGTCGGCGGGCCGCCCCGCCGTCTGGCCGAGTTGGCCGCCCGGATCGCCGAGGCCTTCGGCGTACGCCAGGTGCACGCCGACTCCCCGGCGGAGCTGCTGAAGGCGTTCGCCCGGGCCGGGGTGGAGCTGCCGAACACGCGGGCCTGGGTGCTGCGCGGGGTGGAGCACCCGGCCGCGCCGCTGGTCCTGGAATACAAGGAGCTCTACCGGATCTGGACGGCGCACGGCTGGGCGTGGCGGGACGCCTGGGTCTCGGCCGGCCGCTTCCAGCCCGAGTACGTGCCGAGCGGGGTGGTCTCCGGCCGGTGGGCCACCCGGGGCGGTGGGGCGTTGCAGATCCCGAAGGTGATCCGGCGCGCGGTGGTGGCCGATCCCGGCTGGACGTTCGTGGTGGCCGACGCGGGGCAGCTCGAACCGCGGGTGCTCGCCGCGGTCTCCGGCGACGAGCGGCTGGCCGCCGCCGGTGGGTCCGGTGATCTCTACGCCGCCCTGGCCCGGGACGCCTTCGGCGGCGACCGGGCCCGCGCCAAGGTGGCCCTGCTCGGCGCCATGTACGGGCAGACCGGTGGTGCCGCGCTGCCCGCCCTCGCGGTGCTCAAGCGCAACTACCCGACCGCCTTCGGATACGTCGAGGCGGCGGCCCGCACCGGGGAGGCGGGCGGGCTGGTGCGGTCGTGGCTGGGGCGTACCTGTCCGCCCGGGTCGGTGGGCCTCGGCGATGGTGAGGATCCGGACCTGGACTCGGGGGCGGATCCGCAGGGCCCCCGGGCTCGCGCGGCCCGTTCCCGTGGCCGGTTCACCCGCAACTTCGTCATCCAGGCCACCGCCGCCGAGTGGGCGTCCACCCTGCTGGCCACGCTCCGGACGGCCCTCGCCGGCACCGGGGCCGAGCTGGTCTTCTTCCAGCACGACGAGGTGATCGTGCACTGCCCGGCCGGTCGGGCCGACGCGGTCGCGGGGGCGGTCAACGCCGCGGGTGCCCAGGCCACCCGGCTGCTCTTCGGCGACACCCCGGTCCGGTTCCCGCTCGATCTGTCCGTCGTGGACTGCTACGCCGACGCGGCATAG
- a CDS encoding D-glucuronyl C5-epimerase family protein, with product MTHGRTTHSSGRSSVWSRRALLGTGLAVGALPLLGGDVHTLAATAALPFQFRYRDLEIRELPVELRPYALTAPLPLGDTGTHDAQGVRMVFTGGRQHEHPVGQAQYGLALLESHRLTGTAEYLNRAIKQAQRLVDRRVLREDAWFYPYEYNYRVHAAYQVHKAPWYSMMSQGQALSLFSRLHQVTNDPAWRAAADATFASFRLPPVARKPWGVHVEDGLLWLDEYPNPRTLQGDRTYNGHTFSAYGLWDYWVLTRNPYAKLLLQGALTTTRDAYSMIRNPGARSKYCLHHAKDSNKYHFTHSVQHLQLHAITGDEQFARIADVFYSDFPPHGVHGEVRLTAGTHTGYRFSSTGELLDSRTLTLARAGSAPFAERQKIPNQSGFWYLISGGSLSGYHVAETRGVRYVVGVKAAMTYLVPRTATVVSPSLTAYETGPDGAMTSVVAGHGAGERVSYDRRAVVNGVEHLRLASGPYAGRWVGLAALRAG from the coding sequence ATGACGCACGGCCGGACCACGCATTCCTCTGGCAGGTCGTCGGTCTGGTCCCGCCGGGCCCTCCTCGGCACCGGTCTGGCGGTCGGTGCCCTCCCGCTGCTGGGTGGTGACGTACACACCCTCGCGGCGACCGCGGCCCTGCCGTTCCAGTTCCGGTACCGCGACCTCGAGATCCGCGAGCTGCCGGTCGAGCTGCGGCCGTATGCCCTCACCGCCCCGCTGCCACTGGGCGACACCGGAACACACGACGCCCAGGGCGTGCGGATGGTGTTCACCGGCGGCCGGCAGCACGAGCATCCGGTCGGCCAGGCGCAGTACGGCCTCGCGCTGCTGGAGAGCCACCGGCTCACCGGCACGGCGGAGTACCTGAACCGGGCGATCAAGCAGGCGCAGCGGCTGGTGGACCGGCGGGTGCTGCGCGAGGACGCCTGGTTCTACCCCTACGAGTACAACTACCGCGTGCACGCCGCCTACCAGGTGCACAAGGCGCCGTGGTATTCGATGATGTCGCAGGGCCAGGCACTCAGCCTCTTCAGCCGGCTGCACCAGGTGACCAACGATCCCGCCTGGCGTGCCGCCGCCGACGCCACGTTCGCCTCGTTCCGGTTGCCACCGGTCGCCCGGAAGCCGTGGGGCGTCCATGTCGAGGACGGCCTGCTCTGGCTGGACGAATACCCCAACCCGCGCACCCTCCAGGGCGACCGCACCTACAACGGGCACACGTTCTCCGCCTACGGGCTGTGGGACTACTGGGTCCTGACCCGGAACCCGTACGCCAAGCTGCTGCTTCAGGGCGCGCTGACCACCACCCGCGACGCCTACTCGATGATCCGTAACCCCGGCGCGCGCAGCAAGTACTGCCTCCACCACGCCAAGGACTCCAACAAGTACCACTTCACGCACAGCGTCCAGCACCTGCAACTGCACGCCATCACCGGCGACGAGCAATTCGCCCGCATTGCCGACGTGTTCTACTCCGACTTCCCCCCGCACGGCGTGCACGGCGAGGTGCGCCTGACCGCCGGCACCCACACCGGCTATCGCTTCTCCAGCACCGGCGAACTCCTCGACAGCCGGACGTTGACGCTTGCCCGCGCCGGCAGTGCACCCTTCGCGGAGCGGCAGAAGATCCCGAACCAGTCCGGTTTCTGGTATCTGATCAGTGGGGGCAGCCTCTCGGGCTATCACGTCGCGGAGACGCGGGGCGTGCGGTACGTGGTCGGGGTCAAAGCCGCCATGACATACCTGGTGCCCCGTACGGCCACCGTGGTCTCCCCGTCGCTCACCGCCTACGAGACCGGGCCGGACGGGGCGATGACCTCGGTCGTCGCCGGCCATGGTGCCGGCGAGCGGGTCAGCTACGACAGGCGGGCGGTGGTCAACGGGGTGGAACACCTCCGGTTGGCCTCGGGCCCGTACGCCGGGCGCTGGGTCGGCCTCGCCGCGCTCCGCGCGGGGTAG
- a CDS encoding nucleotidyltransferase family protein encodes MIIAAGGGRRIGGPEALLHQGEKPLVSQMIDTMGQAGCEQIVLVLGAAADQVRETTDLTRATVVVNRAWGTGVGSSIRAGLAALTDEGIEAVVVVPVDMPGLTAAAVRRVAALPYPDVLVCATYDGLRGYPMLFGRRHWSGIATLASADVGARPYLLAHKDQIVDIACDSVADGSRIDSPELMALYGLSIPEQRVGV; translated from the coding sequence ATGATCATCGCCGCTGGTGGGGGCCGTCGGATCGGCGGTCCTGAGGCGTTGCTGCACCAGGGGGAGAAGCCCCTGGTCAGCCAGATGATCGACACAATGGGCCAGGCGGGCTGCGAGCAGATCGTGCTCGTGCTGGGCGCGGCAGCCGATCAGGTCCGCGAGACGACGGACCTGACCAGAGCCACCGTGGTGGTCAACCGCGCGTGGGGGACCGGGGTCGGTTCCTCGATCCGGGCCGGGCTGGCCGCGCTGACCGACGAGGGGATCGAGGCGGTCGTCGTGGTGCCCGTCGACATGCCCGGGCTCACCGCCGCCGCGGTCCGGCGGGTGGCCGCCCTGCCCTACCCGGACGTGCTGGTCTGCGCCACCTACGACGGGCTGCGCGGCTACCCGATGCTCTTCGGTCGCCGGCACTGGTCCGGCATCGCCACCCTGGCCAGCGCCGACGTCGGCGCCCGGCCGTACCTGCTGGCGCACAAGGACCAGATCGTGGACATCGCCTGCGACTCCGTGGCCGACGGCAGCCGGATCGACAGCCCCGAGCTGATGGCCCTGTATGGACTCTCCATCCCCGAGCAGCGCGTGGGCGTCTGA
- a CDS encoding carbohydrate ABC transporter permease, which yields MTTEIAPGAPAAPAGPGTAGSGKAGPALRRRREIGLLNGLGHIALAVWAVLVIAPLLWTILASFKSNTEIFLGNPFALPKEFGFDSFARAWSQAHVGRYFLNSVFVVSLSTAGTMLFGAMAAYVLARYPFPGNRVIYYLFVSGLAFPVFLALVPLFLVVNNLGLLNTYTGLILVYIAYSLPFTVFFLAAFFKTLPQSVAEAAMIDGASHTRLFFQIMVPMARPGLVSITIFNIIGQWNQYLLPVALMQGEGADAKWVLTQGIASISTSAGYEADWAALFAALTLSILPMIIVYAIYQRQIQSGLTSGAVK from the coding sequence ATGACCACAGAAATCGCACCGGGCGCACCGGCGGCCCCGGCCGGCCCCGGCACTGCCGGCAGCGGGAAAGCCGGGCCGGCCCTCCGGCGGCGCCGGGAGATCGGCCTGCTCAACGGTCTCGGGCACATCGCCCTGGCGGTCTGGGCGGTCCTGGTGATCGCGCCGCTGCTCTGGACGATCCTGGCCTCGTTCAAGAGCAACACCGAGATCTTCCTCGGCAACCCGTTCGCGCTGCCGAAGGAGTTCGGCTTCGACAGCTTCGCGAGGGCGTGGAGTCAGGCACACGTCGGGCGCTACTTCCTCAACAGCGTCTTCGTGGTGTCGCTGAGCACCGCCGGCACCATGCTCTTCGGCGCGATGGCCGCGTACGTGCTGGCCCGCTACCCGTTCCCCGGCAACCGGGTGATCTACTACCTGTTCGTCTCGGGTCTGGCGTTCCCGGTCTTCCTCGCCCTGGTGCCGCTCTTCCTGGTGGTCAACAACCTGGGGCTGCTCAACACGTACACCGGGCTGATCCTGGTCTACATCGCGTACTCGCTGCCGTTCACCGTGTTCTTCCTGGCCGCCTTCTTCAAGACGCTGCCGCAGTCGGTGGCCGAGGCGGCGATGATCGACGGCGCGTCGCACACCCGGCTCTTCTTCCAGATCATGGTGCCGATGGCCCGCCCGGGCCTGGTCAGCATCACGATCTTCAACATCATCGGCCAGTGGAACCAGTACCTGCTGCCGGTGGCGCTCATGCAGGGCGAGGGCGCCGACGCCAAGTGGGTGTTGACCCAGGGCATCGCCAGCATCTCCACCTCGGCCGGCTACGAGGCCGACTGGGCGGCGCTCTTCGCGGCCCTGACCCTCTCCATCCTGCCGATGATCATCGTGTACGCGATCTACCAGCGGCAGATCCAGTCCGGCCTCACCTCCGGCGCGGTGAAGTAA